A stretch of Mesorhizobium sp. M2A.F.Ca.ET.046.03.2.1 DNA encodes these proteins:
- a CDS encoding N-acyl homoserine lactonase family protein — translation MAHYSIWVLEYAAVEKFPFSVMMYGPQHQGTRKLPYAYALLKGGGETILIDTGYDHVAYGEQLATAYGVSNYHGPRAVLAECGVKPEDVTSVFITHAHFDHMGAMHLFPNAKFYVQKSELDKWVWALTLGPEYRFLVGGGDPADIVRAVEAAKEGRMICIDGDQENVLPGIDVHLAADTHTYGSMYVTVRNDGTSAGEDRWIFAGDLIYTYDNLTGLDPAAPQIVPIGLAVGSQHNLIFSSAEMLKSVGGEVRRVIPVHEDRLRTTFPSRLTDKGLQVVEIALAKGEKSCVA, via the coding sequence ATGGCACACTACTCGATCTGGGTGCTCGAATACGCGGCGGTGGAGAAGTTCCCCTTCAGCGTCATGATGTACGGGCCGCAGCACCAGGGCACGCGCAAGCTTCCCTATGCCTACGCGCTGCTGAAGGGCGGTGGCGAAACCATCCTGATCGATACCGGCTACGACCATGTCGCTTACGGCGAGCAACTGGCCACCGCCTATGGCGTCTCGAACTATCACGGTCCGCGCGCGGTCCTCGCCGAATGCGGCGTGAAGCCGGAGGACGTGACCAGCGTCTTCATTACCCATGCCCATTTCGACCATATGGGCGCCATGCATCTGTTCCCCAACGCCAAATTCTACGTCCAGAAGAGCGAGTTGGACAAATGGGTGTGGGCGCTCACGCTCGGGCCGGAATACCGGTTCCTCGTCGGCGGCGGCGATCCGGCCGATATCGTGCGAGCGGTCGAGGCGGCGAAGGAAGGTCGCATGATCTGCATCGATGGCGACCAGGAGAACGTGCTGCCGGGGATCGACGTCCATCTCGCCGCCGACACCCACACTTATGGCAGCATGTATGTGACTGTCCGCAACGACGGCACCAGCGCCGGCGAGGATCGCTGGATCTTCGCCGGCGATCTCATCTACACCTACGACAACCTGACCGGGCTCGATCCGGCAGCGCCGCAGATCGTGCCCATCGGGCTTGCCGTCGGCAGCCAGCACAATCTGATCTTCTCCAGCGCCGAGATGCTGAAATCGGTCGGTGGCGAGGTGCGCAGGGTGATACCGGTGCATGAAGACCGGCTACGCACGACATTCCCGTCGCGACTGACGGACAAAGGTCTCCAAGTGGTGGAGATCGCCCTCGCCAAGGGCGAGAAGAGCTGCGTCGCCTGA
- a CDS encoding LacI family DNA-binding transcriptional regulator: MRDVAVRAGVSTMTVSRVLNEPGKVSEEMRERVLTAVREIGYLPNHLAGSLSSNRSTTIGLIVPSIDNSIYTQTIKGLSEVLKRSGFQLMIAESGYDPNEEEELITVFLSHRVGGLVLHSTEHTPQAIEKIRKSGIPVVENGNIPKEPLDMVVSYSNRDASYAMTMHLGRLGYRKIAFASLYSVHNDRSQDRLKGYLAALKQLGHEPDPRMVLETGRGLAAGAEVVARVMQSVPEVDALFCAGEVLAVGALFECQRRGWSVPGRIALASFDDVDLLRHVSPSITTLRLPRYDIGERTARILLSRIIDGADHLRGSVVDLKFEVIQREST; this comes from the coding sequence ATGCGCGACGTAGCGGTTCGCGCCGGTGTCTCCACCATGACCGTCTCGCGGGTCCTGAACGAGCCCGGCAAAGTGTCAGAGGAGATGCGCGAGCGTGTGCTGACGGCGGTCCGCGAGATCGGCTATCTGCCGAACCATCTGGCGGGCAGCTTGTCCTCGAATCGCTCAACGACCATCGGGCTGATCGTTCCAAGCATCGACAACTCGATCTACACGCAGACGATCAAGGGCCTGTCAGAGGTCCTGAAGCGCTCTGGTTTCCAGCTGATGATCGCGGAATCGGGCTATGATCCCAATGAGGAAGAGGAGCTCATCACCGTCTTCCTCAGCCACCGGGTCGGCGGGCTCGTCCTGCACAGCACCGAGCATACGCCACAGGCGATCGAGAAGATCCGCAAGTCGGGCATTCCGGTCGTCGAGAACGGCAACATCCCCAAAGAGCCGCTCGACATGGTCGTAAGCTATTCAAATCGCGATGCTTCTTACGCGATGACCATGCATCTGGGCAGGCTCGGCTATCGCAAGATCGCCTTCGCCAGCCTCTATTCCGTGCATAATGACCGCTCGCAGGACCGCCTCAAGGGATACCTGGCGGCGCTCAAGCAATTGGGTCACGAACCTGATCCGCGCATGGTCCTGGAAACGGGACGCGGCCTTGCCGCTGGCGCCGAAGTAGTCGCGCGGGTAATGCAGAGCGTGCCGGAGGTCGACGCGCTTTTCTGCGCCGGCGAAGTCCTGGCCGTCGGCGCGCTGTTCGAGTGCCAGCGACGCGGCTGGTCAGTACCCGGCCGCATCGCGCTCGCCAGTTTCGACGACGTCGACCTGTTGCGGCATGTCAGCCCCTCCATCACCACCTTGCGGCTGCCGCGCTACGACATAGGCGAGCGGACGGCGCGGATCCTGCTCAGCCGCATCATCGACGGCGCCGATCACCTGCGCGGCAGCGTCGTCGACCTCAAGTTCGAAGTGATCCAGCGCGAGAGCACCTGA
- a CDS encoding carboxymuconolactone decarboxylase family protein: MGKDMFDKGFEIRKAVLGAEFVEKSFASADDFNRPMQELVTEYCWGAVWGRETLDRKTRSMLNLAMLASLNRPHELKMHVKGAIRNGVTKDEIREVLLQVAIYAGVPAGVDAFRNAREALQEIGA, from the coding sequence ATGGGTAAGGACATGTTCGACAAGGGCTTCGAAATCCGCAAGGCGGTGCTCGGAGCCGAGTTTGTGGAGAAGTCTTTCGCCAGCGCCGACGATTTCAACCGGCCGATGCAGGAGCTGGTGACCGAATATTGCTGGGGCGCCGTATGGGGCCGCGAGACGCTCGACCGCAAGACGCGCAGCATGCTGAACCTGGCGATGCTGGCTTCCCTCAACCGGCCGCACGAGTTGAAGATGCACGTCAAGGGCGCGATCCGCAACGGCGTCACCAAGGACGAGATCCGCGAGGTGCTGCTGCAGGTCGCCATCTATGCCGGCGTGCCGGCCGGCGTCGACGCCTTCCGCAACGCCCGCGAGGCCCTGCAGGAAATCGGGGCATGA
- a CDS encoding aldehyde dehydrogenase, which translates to MIQRPPLAEDKLAMLIGGRWAAAASGEYFESFDPFTGKAWALVPRAGVADVDAAVEAASQAFRGEWRSMTASARGQIMARFADLVAEEAENLAVLETRDNGKLINEMRMQCKYIPQWFRFFGGLADKIEGRVIPIDKPGVFNYTKLEPLGVVAAITPWNSPLMLATWKLAPALAAGNTVVWKPSEFSSVSALFFGRLFEKAGFPKGVVNIITGFGHEIGDRMVTHPGVAKVAFTGGDATGRRVYQAAAGGLKKVTLELGGKSANIVFADAKLEAAIPGLVSGIFAATGQTCIAGSRALVQRSVYDQVAEKLVAFAKTARIGDPLDPDTQVGPITTLPQHKKVLDYIGIARDEGAQQLLGGKVPEDKAIADGWFVEPTIFGNVSQSMRIAQEEVFGPVLSIIPFEDEDEAVAIANDSIYGLAAGLWTQDIGRGIRLPDRLEAGIVWVNMYRATSYLSPFGGYKQSGFGRENGRTAIYEYLQEKSVWIDAGNSIPAPFVQR; encoded by the coding sequence ATGATCCAGCGTCCGCCGCTCGCCGAGGACAAGCTTGCCATGCTGATCGGCGGCCGTTGGGCCGCTGCGGCGTCGGGCGAGTATTTCGAGTCCTTCGATCCCTTCACCGGCAAGGCCTGGGCGCTTGTTCCGCGCGCCGGCGTTGCCGATGTCGATGCGGCCGTGGAGGCCGCGTCACAAGCCTTCCGGGGGGAATGGCGGTCGATGACGGCGAGCGCGCGCGGCCAGATCATGGCGCGCTTTGCCGACCTCGTCGCCGAGGAGGCGGAAAATCTCGCCGTTCTGGAGACGCGGGACAACGGCAAGCTCATCAACGAAATGCGGATGCAATGCAAATACATCCCGCAATGGTTCCGCTTCTTCGGCGGGCTGGCCGACAAGATCGAGGGACGCGTCATCCCGATCGATAAGCCCGGCGTTTTCAACTACACCAAGCTCGAGCCTCTGGGCGTCGTGGCGGCGATCACGCCGTGGAACTCGCCGCTGATGCTGGCGACCTGGAAGCTGGCGCCGGCGCTGGCCGCGGGCAATACCGTCGTATGGAAGCCTTCGGAATTCTCGTCGGTCTCGGCGCTCTTCTTCGGCAGGCTGTTCGAGAAGGCCGGCTTCCCGAAGGGAGTCGTCAACATCATCACCGGCTTCGGCCACGAGATCGGCGACCGCATGGTCACGCATCCCGGCGTGGCGAAGGTCGCCTTCACCGGCGGCGACGCCACCGGCCGGCGCGTCTACCAGGCCGCGGCCGGCGGGCTGAAGAAGGTGACGCTGGAGCTCGGCGGCAAGTCGGCGAACATCGTCTTCGCCGACGCCAAGCTGGAGGCCGCGATTCCCGGGTTGGTCTCGGGCATCTTCGCCGCGACCGGCCAGACCTGCATTGCCGGCTCGCGGGCGCTGGTGCAGCGCTCCGTCTACGATCAGGTGGCCGAAAAGCTGGTCGCGTTCGCGAAAACCGCCAGGATCGGCGACCCGCTCGATCCCGATACCCAGGTCGGGCCAATCACGACGCTGCCGCAACACAAGAAGGTCCTCGACTATATCGGCATCGCCCGGGACGAGGGCGCCCAGCAGCTTCTCGGCGGCAAGGTGCCGGAGGACAAGGCGATCGCCGATGGCTGGTTCGTCGAGCCGACCATCTTCGGCAATGTCAGCCAGTCGATGCGCATCGCCCAGGAAGAGGTGTTCGGCCCGGTCCTTTCGATCATTCCGTTCGAGGATGAGGACGAAGCCGTTGCCATCGCCAACGACAGCATCTATGGCCTCGCCGCCGGATTGTGGACGCAGGACATAGGCCGCGGCATCCGGCTGCCGGACCGGCTGGAAGCCGGCATCGTGTGGGTCAACATGTACCGCGCGACGAGCTATCTCTCGCCCTTTGGCGGCTACAAGCAGTCGGGCTTTGGCCGCGAGAACGGCCGCACCGCCATCTACGAATATCTCCAGGAAAAGAGCGTCTGGATCGATGCCGGGAACTCCATTCCGGCCCCGTTCGTCCAGCGCTGA
- a CDS encoding NAD(P)-dependent oxidoreductase, whose amino-acid sequence MGRSSQNRMETTMTDLKLGLAGAGRMGTPMAKRLMAAGYSVSVYDTNAAAVEALAAQGAGKAATPAELAKRCDVVLLSLPTPEIVQAVCLGQDGLTSAKGASIVIDLSTTGPRTERLVAQGLKAAGISLADCPVSGGVGGAEKGTLAMMAACDDATMETIRPVLETLGKPVHVGLEPGMGQMIKVINNLMSVTALSIASEALVLGTKAGLDPDVMLEVINSGSGSSNATLTKIPKFVLTRGFDFGFAIGLSAKDIRLCLEESDALGVPMIVGGAVRQLLTVAKSDLGADADLTEIIKPIEGWAGVTVASKKAQA is encoded by the coding sequence TTGGGGCGTTCGTCGCAAAATCGTATGGAGACGACAATGACTGATCTCAAGCTCGGGCTGGCTGGCGCCGGCAGGATGGGAACGCCGATGGCGAAGCGCCTGATGGCGGCAGGCTATAGCGTGAGCGTCTATGACACCAATGCGGCCGCCGTCGAGGCATTGGCCGCGCAGGGCGCCGGCAAGGCCGCGACACCCGCGGAGCTGGCGAAGCGCTGCGACGTGGTCCTGCTTTCGCTGCCGACGCCGGAGATCGTGCAGGCCGTCTGCCTTGGCCAAGACGGGCTCACCTCCGCCAAGGGCGCGAGCATCGTCATCGACCTCTCGACCACCGGTCCGCGGACGGAGCGCCTTGTCGCGCAAGGCCTCAAGGCGGCCGGCATCTCGCTGGCCGACTGTCCGGTGAGCGGCGGCGTGGGCGGCGCCGAGAAGGGCACGCTGGCGATGATGGCCGCCTGCGACGACGCGACGATGGAAACGATCCGCCCGGTGCTCGAAACGCTAGGCAAGCCGGTCCATGTCGGCCTGGAGCCCGGCATGGGCCAGATGATCAAAGTGATCAACAATTTGATGTCGGTGACGGCTTTGTCGATCGCTTCCGAGGCGCTCGTGCTCGGCACCAAGGCCGGGCTCGATCCGGACGTCATGCTTGAGGTCATCAATTCGGGCAGCGGCAGTTCCAACGCGACATTGACCAAGATCCCGAAATTCGTCCTTACCCGCGGCTTCGATTTCGGCTTCGCCATCGGGCTGTCGGCCAAGGACATTCGCCTTTGTCTCGAGGAGAGCGACGCGCTGGGCGTGCCGATGATCGTCGGCGGCGCGGTGCGGCAGTTGCTGACCGTGGCGAAGAGCGACCTCGGCGCCGATGCGGACCTGACCGAAATCATCAAGCCGATCGAGGGTTGGGCCGGCGTGACGGTCGCCAGCAAGAAGGCCCAGGCCTGA
- a CDS encoding MmgE/PrpD family protein gives MSGTSPQAIAPGLSRRLAAFVRNSQWNDVPEPVCEHALRALFNGFGTALGGSSDQAILRLAASLAPFSAGTAATVVGHGAKRDAPTAAFLNAASMNVFDFDDTHQGTIIHPTAPVAPVVLALAELRPVSGTKLLHAFVLGVEVTCRIGNAISPGHYNRGWHITSTCGIFGAAVAAAKLLDLTEEEILWAFGNASAQASGLVETLGFMAKSVGVGTAARGGLLAALMAKGGVEGPPMPLEGPRGFLKVLCHAPKPELIERELGSDWENLRNMFKPYPCGVVLNPVIDACLDLHRKPDFSADLVSDITVRGCPLLKARADRPNVTTGREAQVSAQHAVAVALLRGTAGAADFSDAAVNDPDVKALRATVRPIETDEAIPVEAAYVSVRCSDGAHFEVRELAATGSPARPMTDAALRDKFATLAEYGSPAIDAGALADSLCALRDVSDVGSIMPLARPKA, from the coding sequence ATGAGCGGCACTTCCCCTCAGGCGATTGCTCCGGGCCTGTCGCGCAGGCTTGCCGCGTTCGTGCGCAATTCGCAATGGAACGACGTGCCGGAGCCGGTGTGCGAGCATGCGCTGCGCGCCCTCTTCAACGGCTTCGGGACCGCGCTTGGAGGTTCGTCCGACCAGGCGATCCTGCGCCTTGCGGCGAGCCTCGCGCCCTTCTCGGCGGGGACGGCGGCGACCGTTGTCGGTCATGGCGCGAAGCGGGATGCGCCGACCGCTGCCTTTCTCAACGCCGCGTCAATGAACGTGTTCGATTTCGACGACACCCATCAAGGCACGATCATCCATCCGACCGCGCCCGTGGCCCCCGTCGTCCTTGCCCTCGCCGAACTACGGCCGGTCAGCGGGACCAAGCTTCTGCATGCCTTCGTTCTCGGCGTGGAGGTGACCTGCCGGATCGGCAACGCGATCTCGCCGGGCCACTACAATCGCGGCTGGCACATCACGTCGACCTGCGGAATCTTCGGCGCCGCGGTAGCCGCGGCGAAGCTGCTCGATCTGACCGAGGAGGAAATCCTCTGGGCCTTCGGCAATGCGTCCGCCCAGGCTTCGGGTCTCGTCGAGACACTGGGCTTCATGGCGAAGAGCGTGGGCGTCGGCACCGCCGCGCGCGGAGGCCTGCTCGCGGCGCTGATGGCGAAGGGCGGGGTCGAAGGACCGCCGATGCCCCTCGAAGGCCCGCGCGGTTTCCTCAAGGTGTTGTGCCACGCGCCAAAGCCTGAGCTGATCGAGCGCGAACTCGGCAGCGACTGGGAAAACCTGCGCAACATGTTCAAGCCATATCCCTGCGGCGTGGTGCTCAACCCCGTTATCGACGCATGCCTTGACCTGCATCGGAAACCTGATTTCTCCGCCGATCTCGTCAGCGACATCACCGTGCGCGGCTGCCCTCTGCTCAAGGCCCGCGCCGACAGGCCCAATGTCACCACGGGCAGGGAAGCGCAGGTCAGCGCGCAGCATGCTGTCGCCGTCGCTCTGTTGCGCGGCACGGCCGGCGCCGCCGATTTCAGCGACGCGGCTGTGAACGATCCTGACGTGAAGGCATTGCGCGCCACGGTGCGTCCGATCGAGACGGACGAAGCCATTCCGGTCGAGGCGGCCTATGTCTCCGTCCGCTGCAGCGATGGGGCGCATTTCGAGGTGCGCGAGCTGGCCGCCACGGGCAGTCCGGCACGGCCGATGACGGACGCCGCGCTGCGCGATAAGTTCGCCACCCTCGCCGAGTACGGCAGCCCGGCGATCGATGCCGGCGCGCTTGCCGATAGCCTGTGCGCGCTTCGCGACGTCAGCGACGTCGGTTCGATCATGCCGCTGGCCCGGCCGAAGGCATAG
- a CDS encoding N-acyl homoserine lactonase family protein, with translation MDELYEVYAIRYGHHDRNAAANFIGGDPHDGPMPLDYFVWAIVGKSRTFVFDTGFDAKVADRRQRNLLRPVGDGLKMIGIDPDKVEDVIISHMHFDHAGNHELFPKARYHVQDVEMAYCTGRCMCHSYLRHPFDYEDVASMIGKLYAGRVTFHDGVSEVAPNLTVHRVGGHSKGLQVIRVKTQRGWVVLGSDASHFYANFEQNRPFPVLESATDMLDGYATMKKLASTPNHIIPGHDPLVLARYPAALAGVDDIVRLDLDPIAGAP, from the coding sequence ATGGACGAATTGTACGAAGTCTACGCCATCCGTTACGGCCACCACGACCGCAACGCGGCAGCGAATTTCATCGGCGGCGACCCGCATGACGGGCCGATGCCGCTCGACTATTTCGTCTGGGCGATCGTCGGCAAGTCGCGCACTTTCGTGTTCGATACGGGCTTCGACGCGAAAGTCGCGGACCGGCGCCAGCGAAATCTGCTGCGCCCGGTCGGCGATGGATTGAAGATGATCGGCATCGATCCGGACAAGGTCGAGGACGTCATTATCTCGCATATGCATTTCGACCATGCCGGCAATCACGAGCTGTTCCCGAAGGCTCGCTATCACGTCCAGGACGTGGAGATGGCCTACTGCACGGGACGCTGCATGTGCCACAGCTATCTCAGGCATCCGTTCGACTATGAGGACGTGGCCAGCATGATCGGCAAGCTCTATGCCGGGCGCGTGACCTTCCATGACGGCGTCTCCGAGGTCGCTCCGAACCTCACCGTGCATCGTGTCGGCGGCCACTCAAAGGGCCTGCAGGTGATCCGGGTGAAGACGCAGCGCGGGTGGGTGGTGCTGGGCTCCGACGCATCGCATTTCTACGCCAATTTCGAGCAGAACCGGCCCTTCCCGGTGCTGGAAAGCGCAACCGACATGCTGGACGGCTACGCCACCATGAAGAAGCTCGCCAGCACGCCGAACCACATCATCCCGGGCCACGATCCGCTGGTGCTCGCCCGCTATCCCGCGGCGCTGGCGGGCGTGGACGACATCGTGCGCCTCGACCTCGACCCGATCGCCGGAGCGCCGTGA
- a CDS encoding LysR substrate-binding domain-containing protein, giving the protein MDTKQLQVFIAVGSAGSFSKAALDLNVTQPMITRHIRGLEEELGVELFHRNGRGVVLTEAGALLKSHADEIVERMRLAQNAVSNLRASPRGRLVLGVPPSVGTVLTVPLVKKIKNEFPNVALQVIEGFSGHILEWLIAGRIDAAVLYNSPNHPSVLTEPLADDELFLIGPALPEPLLPRGPVGLGVLAELPMILPSRPHGLRRLIDNIVAEHGIYPRIEMELEAMPSTLLLVEEGGGYTVLPYASVHLLAEAGRIEVWPFDPQITRKLILATSSQKPMSSTFRPLFRAVRTELRDIISTHVWKPPQHNR; this is encoded by the coding sequence TTGGACACGAAGCAGCTTCAGGTATTCATCGCCGTCGGCTCGGCGGGCAGCTTCTCGAAGGCCGCCCTCGACCTTAATGTCACCCAGCCGATGATCACGCGCCATATCCGCGGGCTCGAGGAAGAGCTCGGCGTCGAGTTGTTCCACCGCAACGGTCGCGGCGTGGTGCTGACCGAAGCCGGAGCGCTCCTGAAATCGCATGCCGACGAGATCGTCGAGCGCATGCGGCTCGCGCAGAACGCCGTATCCAATCTCAGGGCTTCGCCACGCGGCAGGTTGGTGCTCGGCGTTCCGCCCTCCGTCGGGACGGTGCTGACGGTGCCGCTGGTCAAGAAGATCAAGAACGAGTTCCCGAACGTCGCCCTGCAGGTCATCGAAGGCTTCAGCGGCCACATCCTGGAGTGGCTGATCGCCGGCCGCATCGACGCTGCGGTGCTTTACAACTCGCCCAATCACCCTTCGGTGCTGACCGAGCCGCTCGCCGATGACGAGCTTTTCCTGATCGGCCCGGCGCTGCCAGAGCCTCTGCTGCCGCGCGGTCCGGTTGGCCTCGGCGTGCTAGCGGAACTGCCGATGATCCTGCCAAGCCGGCCGCATGGTCTGCGCCGGCTGATCGACAACATCGTCGCCGAACACGGCATCTATCCGCGCATCGAGATGGAATTGGAGGCGATGCCGTCGACGCTGCTGCTTGTCGAGGAGGGCGGCGGCTACACGGTCCTGCCCTATGCGTCCGTGCACCTGCTTGCCGAAGCCGGCCGTATCGAGGTCTGGCCGTTCGACCCGCAGATCACCCGCAAGCTGATCCTCGCGACCTCGTCGCAGAAACCGATGTCCTCGACATTCCGGCCGCTGTTCCGCGCCGTGCGCACGGAACTGAGGGACATCATCTCCACCCATGTCTGGAAGCCGCCGCAGCACAATCGCTGA
- a CDS encoding SDR family NAD(P)-dependent oxidoreductase yields the protein MKVTYDFSGKNVILIGGTTGIGRATALAFAKAGANLYVSGIGADSGESLKTEVKPLGVEIEFEEVDVRDSKAMAALHKHAFERFGRIDIAFNNAGVPGKTAPVHELDDEDYDLLMDVNLRGIFNGLRHQVPHMTAKGGGAIVNTSSLFGVIGFATTAVYCASKWGVIGLTNSVALEVARKNIRVNAIAPGSVMTPLLRGMFGSEQSAKDTVLPMIPMGRISDPSEIAQLVLFLSSDAASFITGQAVVIDGGGFVAGADKL from the coding sequence ATGAAAGTGACCTATGACTTTTCCGGCAAGAACGTCATCCTGATCGGCGGGACGACCGGCATCGGGCGGGCAACGGCGCTGGCCTTCGCCAAGGCCGGAGCCAATCTCTACGTCTCCGGCATCGGCGCGGACTCCGGAGAAAGCCTCAAGACAGAGGTCAAGCCGCTTGGCGTCGAGATCGAATTCGAGGAAGTCGACGTTCGCGACAGCAAGGCGATGGCGGCCCTGCACAAGCATGCCTTCGAGCGGTTCGGGCGCATCGACATCGCCTTCAACAATGCCGGCGTCCCGGGCAAGACCGCGCCAGTGCACGAGCTCGATGACGAAGATTACGACCTGCTGATGGACGTCAATCTGCGCGGCATCTTCAACGGCCTCAGGCATCAGGTCCCGCACATGACCGCCAAGGGCGGCGGCGCGATCGTCAACACCTCGTCGCTGTTCGGCGTCATCGGCTTCGCCACGACCGCGGTCTATTGCGCCAGCAAGTGGGGCGTGATCGGCCTCACCAACTCGGTGGCGTTGGAAGTCGCGCGCAAGAACATCCGCGTCAACGCCATCGCGCCTGGCTCGGTGATGACGCCGCTGCTGCGCGGCATGTTCGGCAGCGAGCAGAGCGCCAAGGACACGGTGCTGCCGATGATCCCGATGGGCCGCATCAGCGACCCGTCCGAAATCGCGCAGCTGGTGCTTTTCCTGTCATCGGACGCCGCATCCTTCATCACCGGGCAGGCCGTGGTGATCGACGGCGGCGGCTTCGTCGCGGGCGCCGACAAGCTCTGA
- a CDS encoding SMP-30/gluconolactonase/LRE family protein encodes MSCYEIIDPRFGDLIDPVAFLETLHTGNRWAEGPVYFADLRTLVWSDIPNDRMLRWDEETGAVSLFRGNVANPNGSTRDREGRLVTCMQGERRVVRTEWDGSITVLADSFEGRRLNSPNDVVVKSDGSIWFTDPNYGIISDYVGRRADQEQPGCRVYRIDPQSGRIAVVADDFSMPNGLAFSPDEKTLYIADSGYLTDRSAPHHVRSFDVAGDRLVNSRVFAEISPGIPDGFRIDIAGNLWISAWDGVQCHTPAGELIGKILVPEMVANVAFGGARHNRLFITATTSVYAVFLNVRGVKYPFRT; translated from the coding sequence ATGTCCTGCTACGAGATCATCGATCCGCGCTTCGGCGACCTTATCGATCCGGTCGCCTTCCTAGAGACGCTGCACACCGGCAACCGCTGGGCGGAAGGGCCGGTCTATTTCGCCGACCTGCGCACGTTGGTCTGGAGCGACATTCCCAACGACCGCATGCTGCGCTGGGACGAGGAGACCGGCGCGGTTTCGCTGTTCCGCGGCAATGTCGCTAATCCGAACGGCAGCACCCGCGACCGCGAAGGCAGGCTTGTCACCTGCATGCAGGGCGAGCGCCGTGTCGTGCGTACCGAATGGGACGGCTCGATCACCGTGCTCGCGGACTCCTTCGAGGGAAGGCGGCTCAACTCGCCGAACGATGTGGTGGTCAAGTCGGACGGCAGCATCTGGTTCACCGATCCCAACTACGGCATCATCTCCGATTATGTCGGGCGCCGGGCCGACCAGGAGCAGCCCGGTTGCCGCGTCTACCGCATCGATCCGCAATCCGGCCGCATCGCTGTCGTCGCCGATGATTTTTCGATGCCCAACGGCCTTGCCTTCTCGCCCGACGAGAAGACGCTCTACATCGCCGATTCCGGTTATCTGACCGACCGCAGCGCGCCGCACCACGTCAGGTCGTTTGACGTTGCCGGCGACAGGCTGGTAAATTCGCGTGTGTTCGCCGAAATATCGCCGGGCATTCCGGACGGGTTTCGGATTGATATCGCCGGCAACCTCTGGATCAGCGCTTGGGACGGCGTCCAGTGCCACACGCCGGCCGGTGAATTGATCGGCAAGATCCTGGTGCCGGAGATGGTGGCGAATGTGGCATTTGGCGGCGCGCGGCACAATCGGCTCTTCATCACGGCGACGACTTCGGTCTATGCCGTGTTCCTGAACGTGCGCGGCGTGAAATATCCGTTCCGCACGTAG
- a CDS encoding SDR family NAD(P)-dependent oxidoreductase, producing the protein MSKEAERAAPSTRAKPLNECTALITGSTAGLGQAMAARLAEAGCGVILHGLEDAEQIEAQRDDLARKTGARVAYHKADLSTLSGVEGLINAAMSVLGPIDILVNNAVVRHFAPVIEFPTEQWDLALAVNLSAAFHAIRLLLPNMRSRNFGRIFNITSVYGMRGTTDRVGYVTTKSAILGLTRAVALENLDRDVTCHSLCPGSVLTPGTEERVERLMAERRIDRTAAERLFLEGKQPGGNFVSAGSISDLLVFLCGPIARDMTGSVLPVEAGWLAS; encoded by the coding sequence TTGTCGAAGGAAGCTGAGAGAGCAGCGCCCTCCACCCGGGCGAAGCCGCTCAACGAATGCACCGCCTTGATCACCGGCTCCACCGCGGGTCTCGGGCAGGCGATGGCTGCAAGGCTTGCAGAGGCCGGTTGCGGCGTAATACTGCACGGTCTGGAAGACGCCGAGCAGATCGAGGCGCAACGCGACGATCTCGCCCGTAAGACGGGCGCCCGTGTTGCCTACCACAAGGCCGATCTCTCGACGCTATCGGGCGTCGAAGGACTGATCAATGCTGCGATGTCGGTGCTCGGTCCGATCGACATCCTCGTCAACAATGCTGTCGTCCGGCACTTCGCTCCGGTCATAGAGTTCCCGACCGAGCAATGGGACCTGGCGCTGGCGGTCAACCTCTCCGCCGCGTTCCACGCCATCCGGCTTCTGCTCCCGAACATGCGCAGCCGGAATTTCGGCCGGATCTTCAACATTACCTCCGTCTACGGCATGCGCGGAACGACCGATCGCGTCGGCTATGTGACAACGAAGTCTGCTATCCTCGGCTTGACCCGCGCCGTGGCGTTGGAGAACCTGGATCGCGACGTGACCTGTCACAGCCTCTGCCCGGGTTCGGTGCTGACGCCCGGCACGGAAGAACGGGTGGAGAGGCTAATGGCCGAGCGCCGCATCGACCGGACGGCGGCCGAGCGGCTCTTCCTCGAGGGCAAGCAGCCGGGCGGCAACTTCGTCTCGGCCGGGAGCATCTCGGACCTGCTCGTCTTCCTGTGCGGGCCGATCGCCCGGGACATGACCGGATCGGTACTGCCGGTCGAAGCAGGCTGGCTGGCAAGTTGA